One Tamandua tetradactyla isolate mTamTet1 chromosome 20, mTamTet1.pri, whole genome shotgun sequence DNA segment encodes these proteins:
- the PCDH12 gene encoding protocadherin-12: MQLLQLLLGLLGLGGYLILSGHCQEVATLTVKYQVSEEVPSGTVIGKLSQELGWEERAGQAGTAFQVLQLPQALPIQVDSEDGLVSTGRRLDREQLCRQRDPCLVSFDVLATEALALIHVEIQVLDVNDHQPRFPKGKQELEISESAALHTRIPLDRALDPDTGPNTLHSYVLSPSEHFALDVIVGPDETKHAELVVVKELDREVHSFFDLVLTAYDGGSPPKSGTSLVKVNVLDSNDNSPVFAESSLALEIQEDAAPGTLLINLTATDPDQGPNGEVEFFLSKHVPPEVLDTFSVDAKTGHVILRRALDYEKNPAYEVDVQARDRGPNPIPAHCKVLIKVLDVNDNAPSLHITWASQLSLVSEALPKDSFIALIVANDLDSGNNGLVQCWLSQELGHFRLKRTNGNTYMLLTNATLDREQWPQYTLTLLAQDQGPQPLSAKEQLSIEISDANDNAPAFEESRYRVYTRENNLPALHLITVRAHDADLGINGKISYRIQDSPISHLVAVDSDTGDVTAQRTLDYEQMTSFEFWVIAEDMGQPQLASHVSVWVSLLDVNDNAPELVQPVLSDGKASLSVLVNASTGHLLVPIETPNGLGPAGTPTSSLATHSSRPFLLTTIVARDADSGANGELLYSIRSGNEARVFVLSAHEGQLFINVTNASSLIGSEWELEIAVEDRGSPPLQTRALLRVMFVTSVDHLRDLAHEPGALSTSVLTLICLAVLLAVFGFIGALLMSLCRPEKKDTRAYNCREAESTYRQQPRRPQKHIQKADIQLVPVLSCPGDEACEVGPPPPDAGKAALVEAGWDPCLQAPFHLTPTLYRTLRNQGNQDALAESREVLQDPVNLLFNHPRQRYASRENLTLPEPQAVTGQQLSRAPKAAGSPVGRPPRHQGSEEAPSGPATSSATLRRQRHLNGKVTPEKESSPRQILRSLVRLSVAAFAERNPVDELTVDSPPVQQISQLLSLLHQGQFQPKPNHRGNKYSAKPGGGRSAVLDTGARIGGQVEPDLEEGVLDPEGDLSVKQLLEEELSSLLDPHTGLALDRLSAPDPAWMARLSLPLSTNYRDNLFSPDAATSEEPRTFQTFGKAAGPELSPTGSRLASTFLSEMSSLLEMLLAQRSSVPVEAASEALRRLSVCGRTLSLDLATSGTLGTEAQGGPGGKKGAEGRTGSSSSSRGL, encoded by the exons ATGCAACTTCTGCAACTTCTGTTGGGGCTTTTGGGGCTAGGTGGCTACTTGATTCTTTCAGGGCACTGTCAGGAGGTGGCCACCCTCACCGTGAAATACCAAGTGTCAGAGGAAGTGCCTTCTGGCACGGTGATCGGGAAACTGTCCCAAGAACTGGGCTGGGAGGAGAGAGCTGGGCAAGCGGGCACTGCCTTCCAAGTCTTGCAGCTGCCTCAAGCCCTCCCCATTCAGGTGGACTCTGAGGATGGCTTAGTGAGCACGGGGAGGCGGCTGGACCGAGAGCAGCTATGCCGGCAGCGGGACCCCTGCCTGGTTTCCTTTGACGTGCTTGCCACAGAGGCTCTGGCTCTGATCCACGTGGAGATCCAGGTGCTGGACGTCAACGACCACCAGCCGCGGTTCCCCAAAGGCAAGCAGGAGTTGGAAATCTCCGAGAGCGCCGCTCTGCACACTCGGATCCCCCTGGACAGAGCTCTCGACCCAGACACTGGCCCCAACACCTTGCACTCTTACGTCCTGTCTCCCAGCGAGCACTTTGCCCTGGATGTCATCGTGGGGCCTGACGAAACCAAACACGCGGAACTCGTTGTGGTGAAGGAGCTGGACCGGGAGGTCCACTCATTCTTCGATCTGGTTCTGACGGCCTACGATGGCGGGAGCCCCCCCAAGTCGGGCACCAGCTTGGTCAAGGTCAATGTCCTGGACTCCAATGACAACAGCCCTGTGTTTGCCGAGAGCTCGCTGGCACTAGAAATCCAAGAAGACGCGGCCCCCGGCACCCTCCTGATCAACCTCACTGCCACGGACCCTGACCAAGGCCCCAACGGCGAGGTGGAGTTCTTTCTCAGCAAGCACGTGCCTCCAGAGGTGCTGGACACCTTCAGCGTCGATGCCAAGACGGGCCACGTCATTCTGCGTCGCGCCCTCGACTATGAGAAGAATCCTGCCTATGAGGTAGATGTGCAGGCGAGGGACCGGGGGCCCAACCCCATCCCAGCCCACTGCAAAGTGCTCATCAAGGTTCTGGACGTCAACGACAACGCCCCCAGCCTTCACATCACCTGGGCCTCCCAGCTGTCGCTGGTGTCAGAAGCCCTCCCCAAGGACAGCTTCATTGCGCTCATCGTGGCGAATGACTTGGACTCAGGAAACAATGGTCTGGTCCAATGTTGGCTGAGCCAAGAGCTGGGCCACTTCAGGCTGAAAAGGACCAATGGCAACACATACATGCTGCTGACCAATGCCACGCTGGACAGAGAGCAGTGGCCGCAGTACACTCTCACTCTATTAGCCCAAGACCAAGGACCCCAGCCCTTATCAGCCAAGGAGCAGCTCAGCATTGAAATCAGCGATGCCAACGACAACGCGCCTGCGTTTGAGGAGAGCAGGTACAGGGTCTATACTCGGGAAAACAATCTGCCGGCCCTTCACCTCATCACCGTCAGGGCTCATGATGCGGACCTGGGCATTAATGGAAAAATCTCATACCGCATCCAGGACTCCCCGATTTCTCATCTGGTGGCTGTTGACTCAGACACAGGAGACGTGACTGCTCAGAGGACACTGGACTATGAACAGATGACCAGCTTTGAGTTCTGGGTGATCGCAGAGGACATGGGGCAGCCCCAGCTTGCATCCCACGTCTCTGTGTGGGTCAGCCTCCTGGATGTCAATGATAATGCTCCAGAGCTGGTTCAGCCTGTGCTCAGCGATGGCAAGGCCAGCCTCTCCGTGCTTGTAAACGCCTCCACCGGCCACCTTCTGGTGCCCATCGAGACTCCCAATGGTTTGGGTCCAGCGGGCACCCCCACATCATCACTGGCCACCCACAGCTCCCGGCCATTCCTTCTGACAACCATTGTGGCAAGAGACGCGGACTCGGGGGCAAATGGCGAGCTCCTCTACAGCATCCGGAGTGGGAACGAGGCCCGTGTCTTTGTCCTCAGTGCCCACGAGGGGCAGCTGTTCATCAACGTCACCAATGCCAGCAGCCTCATTGGGAGTGAGTGGGAGCTGGAGATAGCGGTCGAGGACCGGGGCAGCCCGCCCTTGCAGACCCGAGCCCTGTTGAGGGTCATGTTTGTCACCAGCGTGGACCACCTGAGGGACCTGGCCCACGAGCCCGGGGCCCTGAGCACCTCGGTGCTGACTCTGATCTGCCTGGCTGTGCTGCTGGCCGTCTTCGGGTTCATCGGGGCTCTGCTCATGTCCCTCTGCCGGCCGGAGAAGAAGGACACCCGGGCGTACAACTGCCGGGAGGCCGAGTCCACCTACCGTCAGCAGCCCAGGAGGCCCCAGAAGCACATTCAGAAGGCAGACATCCAGCTCGTGCCTGTGCTCAGCTGCCCAGGGGACGAGGCCTGCGAAGTGGGACCGCCGCCCCCGGACGCGGGTAAGGCAGCGCTGGTGGAGGCAGGCTGGGACCCCTGTCTGCAGGCCCCCTTCCACCTCACACCGACCCTGTACAGGACTCTACGTAACCAAGGCAACCAGGACGCGCTGGCCGAGAGCCGAGAGGTGCTGCAGGACCCCGTCAACCTCCTGTTCAACCACCCCCGGCAGAGGTACGCCTCCCGGGAGAACCTGACCCTTCCTGAGCCCCAGGCTGTGACGGGCCAGCAGCTCTCCAGGGCCCCGAAGGCGGCGGGCAGTCCCGTAGGGAGGCCGCCCAGGCACCAGGGCAGCGAGGAGGCCCCATCGGGCCCAGCCACTTCCTCGGCCACCCTGAGGCGGCAGCGGCACCTCAACGGCAAAGTGACCCCGGAGAAAGAGTCAAGCCCCCGTCAGATCCTGCGCAGCCTGGTCCGGCTGTCCGTGGCTGCCTTTGCGGAGCGGAACCCTGTGGACGAGCTCACCGTGGATTCTCCTCCTGTCCAG CAAATCTCCCAGCTGCTGTCCTTGCTGCATCAGGGCCAATTCCAGCCCAAACCAAACCACCGGGGAAATAAGTACTCAGCCAAGCCTGGCGGCGGCAG GAGTGCGGTGCTAGATACAGGTGCCAGGATCGGTGGCCAGGTGGAACCAGACCTGGAGGAAGGGGTCTTGGACCCTGAAGGGGACCTGTCTGTGAAGCAGCTGCTGGAAGAGGAGCTGTCCAGCCTGCTGGACCCCCACACAG GCCTGGCCCTGGACCGGCTGAGCGCCCCCGACCCGGCCTGGATGGCCAGGCTCTCTTTGCCCCTCTCCACCAACTACCGCGACAACCTGTTCTCCCCGGACGCCGCGACCTCGGAGGAGCCGCGGACCTTCCAGACGTTCGGCAAGGCGGCCGGGCCCGAGCTGAGCCCCACGGGCTCGCGGTTGGCCAGCACCTTCCTCTCAGAGATGAGCTCGCTGTTGGAGATGCTCCTGGCACAGCGCTCCAGCGTGCCCGTGGAGGCCGCCTCCGAGGCGCTGCGGCGGCTCTCTGTGTGTGGGAGGACCCTCAGTCTGGACCTGGCCACCAGCGGGACCTTGGGCACAGAAGCCCAGGGGGGCCCAGGTGGAAAGAAGGGGGCCGAGGGTAGGaccggcagcagcagcagcagcaggggccTGTGA
- the RNF14 gene encoding E3 ubiquitin-protein ligase RNF14 isoform X2: MSSEDREAQEDELLALASIYDGDEFRKAESVQGGETRIYLDLPQNFKIFVSGNSNECLQNSGFEYTICFLPPLVLNFELPPDYPSSSPPSFTLSGKWLSPTQLSALCKHLDNLWEEHRGSVVLFAWMQFLKEETLAYLNIVSPFELKMGSQGKVQRRTAEASTNTELDFAGATGSDIDQEELVDERAVQDVESLSSLIQEILDFDQAQQKKCFNSKLFLCNICFCEKLGSECMYFLECRHVYCKACLKDYFEIQIRDGQVQCLNCPEPKCSSVATPGQVKELVETELFARYDRLLLQSTLDLMADVVYCPRPCCQLPVMQEPGCTMGICSSCNFAFCTLCRLTYHGVVPCKVTAEIRWM, from the exons atgtcGTCAGAAGACCGAGAAGCTCAGGAGGATGAATTGCTGGCCTTGGCGAGTATTTATGATGGAGATGAATTTAGAAAGGCAGAGTCTGTCCAAGGTGGAGAAACCAGGATCTATTTGGATTTGCCACAAAATTTCAAGATATTTGTGAGCG GCAATTCAAATGAGTGTCTCCAGAATAGTGGCTTTGAATACACCATTTGCTTTCTGCCTCCACTTGTGCTGAACTTTGAACTGCCACCAGATTATCCATCCTCCTCCCCACCTTCATTCACACTTAGTGGCAAATGGCTGTCACCAACTCAG CTGTCTGCTCTGTGCAAGCACTTAGACAATCTGTGGGAAGAACACCGTGGCAGCGTGGTCCTGTTTGCCTGGATGCAGTTTCTTAAGGAAGAGACCCTAGCTTACCTGAATATTGTCTCTCCTTTTGAGCTCAAGATGGGTTCTCAGGGAAAAGTGCAGAGAAGGACAGCTGAAGCATCTACCAACACAGAGCTAGATTTTGCTGGTGCTACTGGATCGGATATAGACCAAGAGGAATTGGTGGATGAAAGAGCTGTGCAGGATGTGGAATCATTGTCGAGTCTGATTCAGGAAATTTTGGACTTTGATCAAGCTCAGCAGAAAAAGTGCTTTAACAGTAAATTGTTCCTGTGCAATATCTGTTTCTGTGAGAAGCTAGGTAGTGAATGCATGTACTTCTTGGAGTGCAGACATGTGTACTGCAAAGCCTGTCTGAAGGACTACTTTGAAATCCAGATCAGAGATGGCCAAGTTCAGTGCCTCAATTGCCCAGAACCAAAGTGCTCTTCGGTGGCTACCCCTGGTCAG GTCAAAGAGTTGGTGGAAACAGAGTTATTTGCTCGTTACGACCGCCTTCTTCTCCAGTCCACCTTGGACCTGATGGCAGATGTGGTGTACTGCCCCCGTCCGTGCTGCCAgctgcctgtcatgcaggagccTGGCTGTACCATGGGCATTTGCTCCAGCtgcaattttgccttttgtacttTGTGCAGATTGACTTATCATGGAGTCGTTCCATGTAAGGTGACGGCAG